Proteins encoded within one genomic window of Heptranchias perlo isolate sHepPer1 chromosome 35, sHepPer1.hap1, whole genome shotgun sequence:
- the LOC137301964 gene encoding zona pellucida sperm-binding protein 3-like: protein MGKELSAFSSCCLLDSKAEDSFSTFVLPRGERELDKLQFDLDAFRFFGDDRSLIFITCHLKVAAVDRRDSMNKACTFQNIWTPLEESNNDVCACCHLSNCSATREFRLYSRGRRDLVSGPESDAELKWEGEALLGPLVILDPDVTDLAIEPLNEVEQRMQQRSPGGVESEVVLILALTVTAVSLISASLIALFLYRKHKQTQFN, encoded by the exons atgggtaaggagctctctgctttctccagctg ttgcctcctggacagcaaagctgaggactccttttcaacctttgtgttgccaagaggtgaacgtgagctggacaaactccagtttgacctggatgcgttccgcttctttggagatgaccgttccttg attttcatcacctgtcacctgaaagttgctgcagtggatcggagagattccatgaacaaagcttgtactttccagaatat ctggaccccattggaagaatcCAACAATGACGTGTGTGCCTGTTGTCATCTGAGTAACTGCAGTGCCACGAGGGAATTCCGACTTtattccagaggaaggagggatcttgtatctggacctg agagtgatgctgaattgaagtgggagggtgaggccttACTTGGACCCCTAGTCATTCTGGATCCTGATGTGACAGACCTGGCAATTGAGCCCCTTAATGaggttgagcaaaggatgcagcAGAGGTCTCCGGGTG GTGTGGagtctgaggtggtcctgatcctggccctgactgtgaccgctgtctctctgatctctgcttctttgatcgccttgttcctgtacaggaaacacaagcaaacccagttcaactag